A single window of Gossypium arboreum isolate Shixiya-1 chromosome 13, ASM2569848v2, whole genome shotgun sequence DNA harbors:
- the LOC108451225 gene encoding anaphase-promoting complex subunit 11 — translation MIIFRYLRPRSAAIDVKFIHTASEVGSMELIWHAVASWTWDAQDETCGICRMAFDGCCSDCKLPGDDCPLIWGACNHAFHLHCILKWVNSQTSQAHCPMCRREWKFKG, via the exons ATGATTATTTTCCGTTATTTGCGGCCACGATCTGCTGCTATTGATGTGAAATTTATTCACACCGCTAGTGAGGTCGGTAGCATGGAACTGAT ATGGCATGCTGTTGCTTCATGGACATGGGATGCCCAAGATGAAACATGTGGAATTTGTAGGATGGCCTTTGATGGTTGTTGTTCTGACTGTAAACTCCCTGGGGATGATTGCCCATTGA TTTGGGGTGCATGCAACCATGCTTTCCATCTTCATTGCATCCTGAAATGGGTTAATTCACAGACTTCTCAAGCACATTGTCCGATGTGCCGTCGTGAATGGAAGTTCAAGGGATGA